GGGCTCACCGGCGCTCCACCGGCGCTCGAGTCCGCGTCGAGAACGGAATGGGATGCTCCCCGCGTGAGCTCCGAAGCTGACGGTCACGAGCCCTCGCGGAGGGCCACACAAGCCCGTCGGCACCCCCTGCACATCCCCCGAGGGCACCGGCGGGCATCTTGCGCACCCGTACGAAGCAAAGGAGCCCCCCACCATGTCTGTCACGCTGAGCGACCAGGACAAGGTCACCCTGCGGACCGCCGCCTACGGCGCGGTCTCACTGATGGCTGCCGCTGCCGGCGCCGACTCCCCCCACAAGGTCGCCACCCAGGGAAGCATCGCCCTGACGTCCGCGACCGGTCTCGTCGGGCACGTGCTCTCCGAGAAGTCCTCGGTCGGCGACCTGAGCGGCAAGTCCACCGCCGAACTCGCCGATCGCGTCCTGCCCGCCCTCACCGCGGCCATGCAGCTGCTCAAGAAGCAGGCCCCCGACGAGGCCGACAACTTCCGCAGCACCGTCCTCGTCGCCCTCGACGCGTCCACCCAGTCGCGTAAGAACGCGTCCAGCCCCACCCTCACCGCCATGACCGACAAGATCACCGCCGCTCTCGACGCCGCCTGACCGACGTCCGCGTGAGACTTGCCCTGTCCCGCCGGCGGGACAGGGCAAGTCCGCCCGCCAAGTGCCCCGGCCCTGCACCGAGTTGTCTTGAACCGCTGATCCACGTGCGTGAACGTGGAGTCGATGTGACGACGTCACAGGCGCGGCGGAAAGAGGGGTAACGACGTGGGACACACCGGCATGGACACGGACGTGGTGATCGCGGGCGCCGGACCCACCGGGCTGATGCTCGCCTGTGAACTGCGGCTGGCGGGTGTCGACGTGACGGTGGTCGAGCCGCTCGCGGAGCGGTCGGGCGAATCGCGCGCCGGCGGGATGCACTCCCGGACGCTGGAGGTGCTCGACCAGCGCGGCGTCCTCGACCGCTTCCTGGCGGAGGGCGAACTGCAGCCGGTGGGCCATTTCTCCGGCCTCTATCTCGACTTCGACGAGTCCGAGTCCAGGCACCCGTATCCGCTGATGATCCTGCAGTCCGCCATCGAGCGCCTGCTCGAGGAGTGGGCGGCCGAACTCGGTGTCCGGGTGCGCCGGTCGTCCGGGGTCAGCGGGGTCCGCCAGGACGAGGCCGGCGTGACGGTCGAGCTGAGTACGGCGGAAGAGACCCCTGCGACGCTGCGCGCCCGCTATCTCGTGGGCTGCGACGGCGGGCGGAGCACGGTGCGCAAGCTGACGGGCATCGACTTCCCCGGTACCGAGGCGACGATGACCGCACTGGTCGGCGACGTCGAACTGCCCGATCTGCCCGAGGACTACGTCTGGGTCCGGCGCACCCCGAACGGCGACTACTCGGCGATCGCGTTCGAGGCGGGCTGGCACCGGGTGATCACCTCCGAGTTCGACCAGGTCGCCGACCGCGACGAACCCGTGACGTTCGAGCGGCTCCGGGAGTCGATGGTCAGGGTCGCGGGCACCGACTTCGGGATGCGCAACCCCCGGTGGGTCTCCCGGTTCAACGACGCCGCGCGGCAGGCAG
The sequence above is drawn from the Streptomyces sp. NBC_01465 genome and encodes:
- a CDS encoding FAD-dependent monooxygenase, whose product is MDTDVVIAGAGPTGLMLACELRLAGVDVTVVEPLAERSGESRAGGMHSRTLEVLDQRGVLDRFLAEGELQPVGHFSGLYLDFDESESRHPYPLMILQSAIERLLEEWAAELGVRVRRSSGVSGVRQDEAGVTVELSTAEETPATLRARYLVGCDGGRSTVRKLTGIDFPGTEATMTALVGDVELPDLPEDYVWVRRTPNGDYSAIAFEAGWHRVITSEFDQVADRDEPVTFERLRESMVRVAGTDFGMRNPRWVSRFNDAARQAAQYRKGRVLLAGDAAHIHFPAGGQGLNMGVQDAVNLGWKLASVVRGRAPESLLDSYHAERHPVAERVLNNTRAQSALVRPGPQTDALREVFSSLMVFDDVNQYLRHLLTALDIRYPVDGDHQLVGRRVPDADLTSYDGADCVYELLHAGRPVLLDLHGSADIAAVAKGWGDRIDLVEARSEDDHWPVPALGEIPAPTALLIRPDGHVAWASAGTPDTSALRTALATWFGPALQG